The Betaproteobacteria bacterium genome segment AATGCGGTTGCGCGGCGAGCCCTGAGAGATCCATCCCCTCACCCCCGACCCCTCTCCCGGGGGGAGAGGGGAGTATGCGGAAAGCCGCTTTCCCGCACAGTCAATAGGAGCCGGACATGCGTGAGAAGATCAAGCTGGAGTCGACCGCCGGAACCGGTCATTTCTATACGACCACCAAGAACAAGCGCACCACGACCGAGAAGATCGAGATGAAGAAGTTCGATCCGGTTGCGCGCAAGCACGTCATCTACAAGGAAACCAAGCTCAAGTGAGCGCGCCCTGCCGGGCGCACGAACGCAGAAGCAATAGCGCAAGAGCAATAGCGCCAAAGCAAAAGTAAAAGCGCAAAAGTAAAAGCCCGCGAATCGCGGGCTTTTTTGTGGGTGGAAGGCGCCTCAGGCGTAGCAGCGTAGCCGGTGCGAGAACTGCTCCAGGGCCTGGATGCCGCTGGCTTCGGCGCGCTTGCACCAATCGTCGAGCTGGCGCACGAGCTGATCGCGCGAGGCCGTCGATCGGCCCCAGATCTGGGTAAGCTCCTCGCGCATCGAGTGCACCGTCGTGAGCACGCGGCTCGACTGCACGGTCTCGCTCAGCCGGGCGCGCTCGGGCTCGGGCAAATCGTTCGAATCGCGCGTGAGCCACCCCTTGAGCTTGTGCCATTCCTCGGCGCCGTGCGCCGCCCGCGCCCGCAAGGCCCGCAATTCGGCGCGCCAAGTGCCCTTCAGGGCAGCGGCATAGCG includes the following:
- the rpmG gene encoding 50S ribosomal protein L33 produces the protein MREKIKLESTAGTGHFYTTTKNKRTTTEKIEMKKFDPVARKHVIYKETKLK